A window of the Polaribacter batillariae genome harbors these coding sequences:
- a CDS encoding ATP-dependent Clp protease ATP-binding subunit: MDDNFSPKVRDVIAFSKEEALRLGHEFIGTEHLILGLIRKGEGKAMEILTAFDVDTTLLRKKLEQLNPANPAFTETTEKKSLHLTRQAEKALKTTFLEAKLYQSDSIDTAHLLLCILRNENDPTTKLIHKYHVNYDEAKALYKQLHVEDVDLPTNPIAETSSDDEFASEKLNPFEQSQKGKSVKKSKTPVLDNFGRDLTLLAESGKLDPVVGRQKEIERVSQILSRRKKNNPMLIGEPGVGKSAIAEGLALRIVERKVSRVLFDKRLVSLDLASLVAGTKYRGQFEERMKALMNELEKNDDIILFIDEIHTIVGAGGATGSLDASNMLKPALARGEIQCIGATTLDEYRTNIEKDGALERRFQKVLVDPTSVEETIQILQNIKGKYEEHHHVNYTDEALEACVKLTNRYMTDRYLPDKAIDALDEAGSRIHITNIVVPKQVLELETQLEIIREKKTKAVNGQKYEEAAKLRDDEKNMEAALDSAQKQWEDDSKLNREIVTEDNVAEVVSMMTGIPVNRVAEAESHRLHELPGMIKGKVIGQDEAVTKVVKAIQRNRVGLKDPNKPIGSFIFLGQTGVGKTQLAKVLARELFDSDDSLIRIDMSEYMEKFAISRLIGAPPGYVGYEEGGQLTEKVRRKPYSVVLLDEIEKAHPDVFNMLLQILDDGHITDSLGRKIDFRNTIIIMTSNIGARQLKDFGGGVGFGTATKVAQADAHAKSVIESALKKSFAPEFLNRIDDVVVFNALEREDIHSIIDIELDKLLHRISDLGYTLNLSEKAKDYIADKGFDKKYGARPLKRAIQKYIEDALAEEIVNSKLSEGDTITMDLDEEKNLLTINIEKGEKKPETRTEKES; the protein is encoded by the coding sequence ATGGACGATAATTTTTCACCGAAAGTTAGAGATGTGATTGCTTTTAGTAAAGAAGAGGCGCTAAGATTAGGGCACGAATTTATTGGAACAGAACACTTAATATTAGGTTTAATAAGAAAAGGAGAAGGAAAAGCAATGGAAATTTTAACTGCATTTGATGTAGATACCACTCTATTGCGTAAAAAGTTAGAACAACTAAACCCTGCAAATCCTGCTTTTACAGAAACCACAGAAAAAAAGAGCTTGCATTTAACGAGACAAGCAGAAAAAGCGCTAAAAACCACGTTTTTAGAAGCCAAACTATATCAAAGCGATTCGATAGACACTGCCCACTTATTACTTTGCATCCTTAGAAACGAAAACGACCCAACTACAAAGTTAATTCATAAATACCACGTAAACTACGACGAAGCAAAAGCATTGTACAAACAATTGCATGTAGAAGATGTAGATTTGCCTACAAACCCAATTGCAGAAACCTCTTCTGACGATGAGTTTGCATCCGAAAAACTAAATCCCTTTGAGCAATCTCAAAAAGGAAAATCGGTTAAAAAATCGAAAACACCCGTTTTAGATAATTTTGGAAGAGATTTAACTTTATTAGCCGAAAGCGGAAAACTAGATCCTGTGGTTGGAAGACAAAAAGAAATTGAACGTGTTTCGCAAATTTTAAGTAGGCGTAAAAAAAACAACCCAATGTTAATTGGTGAACCTGGTGTTGGTAAATCTGCCATAGCAGAAGGTCTCGCACTAAGAATTGTAGAACGTAAAGTTTCTAGAGTTTTGTTCGACAAACGATTGGTATCTCTCGATTTAGCAAGTTTGGTTGCAGGTACAAAATACCGTGGCCAATTCGAAGAACGTATGAAAGCGTTAATGAATGAACTAGAAAAGAACGACGATATTATTCTTTTTATAGATGAAATACATACCATTGTTGGTGCTGGCGGAGCTACAGGTTCTTTAGATGCTTCTAACATGTTAAAACCTGCGCTTGCAAGAGGAGAAATACAATGTATAGGAGCTACTACTTTAGACGAGTACAGAACAAATATCGAAAAAGATGGTGCCTTAGAGCGTCGTTTTCAAAAAGTACTTGTAGATCCTACCTCTGTTGAAGAAACCATACAAATATTACAGAATATTAAAGGAAAGTACGAAGAACACCATCATGTAAATTATACAGACGAAGCTTTAGAAGCCTGTGTAAAACTAACAAATAGGTATATGACAGATCGTTATCTACCAGACAAAGCAATCGATGCTTTAGACGAGGCAGGCTCTAGAATTCATATTACCAATATTGTGGTTCCTAAACAAGTTTTAGAATTAGAAACACAATTAGAAATTATTCGCGAGAAAAAAACAAAAGCTGTTAACGGACAAAAATACGAAGAAGCAGCTAAGTTACGAGACGACGAAAAAAATATGGAAGCCGCATTAGATTCTGCCCAAAAACAATGGGAAGACGATTCTAAACTAAATCGAGAAATCGTTACAGAAGACAATGTTGCAGAAGTCGTTTCTATGATGACAGGAATTCCCGTAAATAGAGTTGCAGAAGCAGAAAGCCATCGTTTACACGAACTTCCTGGAATGATTAAAGGAAAAGTAATAGGGCAAGATGAAGCTGTTACCAAAGTTGTAAAAGCAATTCAAAGAAATAGAGTTGGCTTAAAAGACCCAAACAAACCCATTGGTTCTTTTATTTTCTTAGGACAAACAGGTGTAGGTAAAACACAGTTAGCCAAAGTTTTAGCGCGCGAATTATTCGATTCAGACGATTCTTTAATTCGAATAGACATGAGTGAATATATGGAAAAATTTGCGATTTCTCGTTTAATTGGAGCGCCTCCAGGTTATGTTGGTTACGAAGAAGGTGGCCAATTAACAGAAAAAGTTCGCAGAAAACCCTACTCTGTTGTTTTGTTAGATGAGATTGAAAAAGCGCACCCAGATGTATTTAATATGTTACTACAAATTTTAGATGATGGACATATTACTGATAGTTTGGGTCGTAAAATCGACTTTAGAAATACCATTATTATAATGACTTCTAATATTGGCGCACGTCAATTAAAAGATTTTGGTGGTGGTGTTGGTTTTGGTACAGCTACAAAAGTAGCCCAAGCAGATGCCCATGCGAAATCTGTTATTGAAAGTGCACTAAAAAAATCTTTTGCACCAGAATTTTTAAACAGAATCGATGATGTAGTTGTCTTTAACGCTTTAGAAAGAGAAGACATCCACTCTATTATAGATATTGAATTGGATAAATTATTACATAGAATTTCCGATTTAGGATACACTTTAAACTTAAGCGAAAAAGCAAAAGATTATATTGCTGATAAAGGTTTCGATAAAAAATATGGTGCCAGACCGTTAAAAAGAGCCATTCAAAAATACATCGAAGATGCTTTGGCAGAAGAAATTGTAAACTCTAAACTTTCGGAAGGCGATACAATTACGATGGATTTAGATGAAGAAAAGAACTTACTAACCATTAACATCGAAAAAGGCGAGAAAAAACCAGAAACAAGAACAGAAAAAGAATCTTAA
- the gyrA gene encoding DNA gyrase subunit A: MADGEKLIPINIEEQMKAAYIDYSMSVIVSRALPDVRDGLKPVHRRVLYGMHELGVKATGSYKKSARIVGEVLGKYHPHGDTSVYDSMVRMAQDWSVRYMMVDGQGNFGSVDGDSPAAMRYTEVRMQKISEDMLADIDKDTVDHRLNFDDTLQEPTVLPTRIPNLLVNGASGIAVGMATNMAPHNLTEVINGTIAYINNNDIEIDELMQHVTAPDFPTGGIIYGYDGVRDAFHTGRGRIVMRAKAIIEEVKGRECIIVTEIPYQVNKADMIKKTADLVNEKKLEGIANIRDESDRNGMRIVYVLKRDAIPNIILNKLFKYTQLQTSFSVNNIALVNGRPEQLNLKQLIHYFVEHRHEVIVRRTEFLLKKAEARAHILEGLIIASDNIDEVIKIIRASSNADEARESLVKRFELTEIQAKAIVEMRLRQLTGLEQDKLRAEYDEIMLTIADLKDILSNEPRRYEIIKEELVHIKEKYGDERRSKIEYAGGDMRIEDMIPDTKVVVTISNAGYLKRTNLDEYKVQNRGGRGQKGATTRNEDFLEHLFVGTNHQYMMFFTQKGKVFWMRVYEIPEGGKNTKGRAMQNLINIEPDDSVKAFLVTQDLKDEEYINNHYVIMATKKGQVKKTSLEQYSRPRTNGINAITIKEGDELLEAKLTTGDSQVMLALKSGKAIRFEEAKTRPMGRTASGVRGITLQHENDEVVGMVAVNDMESNILVVSEKGYGKRSNLEDYRITNRGGKGVKTLNISEKTGNLVAIKNVDDSNDLMIINKSGLTIRMAVEDLRVMGRATQGVRLIKIKEDDSIAAVAKVMHEEEEAEEDALENSKNTTNSEGKTENGTDIENNTTKE; this comes from the coding sequence ATGGCAGACGGAGAAAAGTTAATTCCGATTAATATTGAAGAGCAGATGAAAGCTGCATACATCGATTATTCGATGTCAGTAATTGTTTCAAGAGCATTACCAGACGTAAGAGATGGTTTAAAACCCGTACACAGAAGGGTTTTGTACGGAATGCATGAATTAGGAGTTAAAGCGACAGGTTCGTATAAAAAATCAGCAAGAATTGTTGGAGAAGTTTTAGGAAAGTATCATCCGCATGGAGATACTTCTGTGTACGATTCTATGGTACGTATGGCACAAGATTGGAGTGTACGTTATATGATGGTAGATGGTCAAGGAAACTTTGGTTCTGTAGATGGAGATTCGCCTGCAGCAATGCGTTATACAGAGGTGAGAATGCAAAAAATATCGGAAGACATGTTGGCTGATATTGATAAAGATACTGTAGATCACCGTTTAAATTTCGATGATACTTTACAAGAACCCACTGTATTGCCAACTCGCATTCCAAACTTATTGGTAAATGGCGCCTCTGGTATTGCAGTAGGAATGGCCACAAACATGGCTCCACACAATTTAACAGAAGTAATTAACGGTACCATCGCCTATATTAATAATAACGATATAGAGATAGACGAATTAATGCAACATGTAACTGCTCCAGATTTTCCAACAGGAGGAATTATTTACGGTTACGATGGGGTAAGAGATGCTTTTCATACAGGACGTGGACGTATTGTAATGCGTGCAAAAGCAATTATCGAAGAAGTAAAAGGGCGTGAGTGCATTATTGTTACAGAAATTCCTTATCAAGTGAACAAAGCAGATATGATTAAAAAAACTGCAGATCTTGTTAACGAAAAGAAATTAGAAGGTATTGCAAACATTCGTGATGAATCTGATAGAAACGGAATGCGTATTGTATATGTTTTAAAACGAGATGCAATTCCGAATATTATATTAAATAAACTATTTAAATACACACAATTACAAACTTCTTTTAGTGTAAATAATATTGCATTGGTTAATGGAAGACCAGAGCAGTTGAATTTAAAACAATTAATTCATTATTTTGTAGAACACAGGCACGAAGTTATTGTTCGTAGAACAGAATTTTTATTAAAGAAAGCAGAAGCTAGAGCCCATATTTTAGAAGGTTTAATTATTGCTTCAGACAATATAGACGAAGTAATTAAAATAATTAGAGCTTCTAGCAATGCCGACGAAGCAAGAGAAAGTTTAGTAAAGCGTTTCGAATTAACAGAAATTCAGGCAAAAGCAATTGTAGAAATGCGTTTGCGCCAATTAACAGGGTTAGAGCAAGATAAATTACGTGCAGAGTACGACGAAATAATGCTAACAATTGCAGACTTAAAAGACATCTTATCTAACGAGCCAAGACGCTACGAAATTATAAAAGAAGAATTAGTACACATTAAAGAGAAATATGGAGACGAACGCAGATCTAAAATAGAATATGCTGGTGGAGATATGCGTATTGAAGATATGATACCCGATACAAAAGTTGTGGTAACCATTTCGAATGCAGGTTACTTAAAACGTACAAATCTCGATGAATATAAAGTTCAAAATAGAGGAGGAAGAGGACAAAAAGGTGCCACTACCAGAAATGAAGATTTCTTAGAACACTTATTTGTAGGAACCAACCACCAATACATGATGTTCTTTACGCAGAAAGGAAAAGTTTTTTGGATGCGTGTTTACGAAATACCTGAAGGTGGTAAAAATACCAAAGGTAGAGCCATGCAAAACTTAATTAATATAGAGCCAGACGATTCTGTAAAAGCATTTTTGGTAACGCAAGATTTAAAAGACGAAGAATACATCAATAATCATTATGTAATAATGGCAACAAAGAAAGGTCAAGTTAAAAAGACTTCTTTAGAGCAATATTCTCGTCCAAGAACCAACGGAATTAACGCAATTACCATTAAAGAAGGTGATGAGTTATTAGAAGCAAAACTAACAACAGGAGATAGCCAAGTAATGTTGGCATTAAAATCTGGTAAAGCCATTCGTTTCGAAGAAGCAAAAACAAGACCCATGGGAAGAACCGCTTCTGGTGTAAGAGGAATTACTTTACAGCACGAAAACGACGAAGTTGTAGGAATGGTTGCCGTAAACGATATGGAAAGTAATATTTTAGTTGTTTCGGAAAAAGGATATGGAAAACGTTCTAATTTAGAAGATTACAGAATTACCAATAGAGGAGGTAAAGGCGTAAAAACTTTAAACATTTCAGAAAAAACAGGCAATCTAGTAGCTATTAAAAATGTAGATGATTCGAACGATTTAATGATTATTAATAAATCGGGTCTTACCATTAGAATGGCTGTCGAAGATTTAAGAGTTATGGGACGTGCAACACAAGGTGTGCGTTTAATTAAAATTAAAGAAGACGATAGTATTGCTGCAGTTGCAAAAGTAATGCACGAAGAAGAAGAGGCAGAAGAAGATGCTTTAGAAAACTCTAAAAACACCACTAATTCCGAAGGCAAAACAGAAAATGGCACGGATATTGAAAATAACACAACAAAAGAATAA